Within Protaetiibacter intestinalis, the genomic segment CCTCCGCTGTTCCTCGTCGGACCGGGTCATGGTACTCCCGGGGCTGCCTGGCTAGTCTGTCGGAATGGCCGACATCTTCGACGTCCTCGCGGATGGGACCCGCCGCGAGATCCTCCGACAGCTGCTCGAGAGCCGGGGCGAGCTCGCCGTCGGCGATCTCGTCACCGAGTTGGGGATCGCCCAGCCGACCGTCTCGAAGCACCTGAAGGTGCTGCGCGAGCACGGGCTGGTGGGGGTGCGCGAGGAGGGCCAGCACCGCTACTACCACCTCGACGCGAGCCCGCTCGAGGAGATCGAGGTGTGGCTCG encodes:
- a CDS encoding ArsR/SmtB family transcription factor — its product is MADIFDVLADGTRREILRQLLESRGELAVGDLVTELGIAQPTVSKHLKVLREHGLVGVREEGQHRYYHLDASPLEEIEVWLEPFTDFTVGTDENGATTVYAAWAGAEFGGRLGRTAAETANVARVAFETAQEKLEGARKVVTEKLPKRRK